ATGGCCGACCGCGTCAACGCTCGCCATTATCCGATGCCGCTGCCTGTGTTCGCCCGCTCGATCGAGGAAAAACAACTGCTGCAGCAGCAGGAAGCGGTGCACAACATCCTCGAACTGGCGCGCCAGGCCGACGTCACCTATGTCGGCATCGGCAATATCGGCGACCAGGCGCCACTGATGATTGATGGTTTTGTCAGCCGCGAGGAAATGCGCGCGCTGCTCAAGGCTGGCGGTGTCGGAGAGATCACCTCCTGGGTATTCGATCGCGAAGGCCGGTTGATTGACGGCCTGACCAATGACCGGGTGGCCAGCGCTTTGCTGGAAGCTTCGCCCTCCAAGCCGGTCATCGCCATTGCAGTCGGCGCTCTGAAAGTCGACGCGATGATGGCCGCATTGCGCGGTAAACTGGTCAACGGGCTTATTACCGATGAAGCCACGGCGGAAAGCCTGCTGAACTACTAGAGCCGTTCATCTTTAAGTGGAAGCAGTTTGATGGAATGGGTTTTCCGCGTCAGTTAGGAAAACACCACAGCCACGATGCCGCGCACCGTGCGAGGATTTTGACGACGCTGGCGTGGAAAAGACATCCAAGCGAGGCGCGCGACGGTGTTTCCGACAACCTCAGAGCCAACGCCGAGAGATGATCGTGTGAGCTTGTTCTTTCGCGTTCTGGACTGCGTCGCGCACGGTTAACGGTGATGGCGCCGCGTCACCGCACGCTTCTTGCCAGATCACGAAATCCCGACGCTCAAATGATTCCATTTAAAGATGAACGGCTCTAGGCAAATTCGCCTTTTTTAACCAACTGACATTGCTGCTCTTTTTTCAGCTACTGCGATCTACAACGCAGGTGCAGCATCGATTCCGCTTGACTCAAGGGCAACCTTGAGTGAATATTTGCCCGTCTAATTGGCATTTGCCCAAACCGGGCATTGGGAGGAATTTATGAAGAGATTTGCAAACGTGCTTTTGTGCGCGTCGGCGCTGTCGATGCTCGGCACGGCGGCGATGGCCGAAAAGCTGACGATCGCCATGGTCAACAATGGCGACATGATCCGCATGCAGAAACTGTCCGACGATTTCACGGCAAAGAATCCGGACATTGAACTTGAATGGGTAACGCTGGAAGAAAACATCCTGCGTCAGCGCGTCACCACCGACATCGCCACCAAGGGCGGCCAGTATGATGTCATGACCATCGGCACTTACGAAGTGCCAATCTGGGGCAAGCAGGGCTGGCTGGTGTCGCTCAACGATCTGCCCGCATCCTATGATATTGACGATCTTTTGCCTGCGATCCGCGGCGGCCTGACCGTCGACGGCGAACTTTACGCAGCCCCCTTCTACGGTGAATCATCGATGGTGATGTACCGCACCGACCTGATGGAAAAGGCCGGCATGGAAATGCCGGACGCACCGACCTGGACGTTCATCCGCGAAGCTGCGGCAGCCATGACCGACAAGGACGCCGGCATTTACGGCATCTGCCTGCGCGGCAAGGCCGGCTGGGGCGAGAACATGGCCTTCCTCACAGCCACCGCCAATTCGTTCGGCGCCAAGTGGTTTGACATGGACTGGAAAGCCCAGTTCGACAGCCCTCAGTGGAAGGAAGCCCTGACGTTCTACATCGAGATGATGAATGAATCAGGACCTCCGGGAGCCGCCAACAACGGCTTCAACGAAAACCTGTCACTGTTCCAAACCGGCAAGTGCGGCATGTGGATCGACGCCACCGTGGCGGCTTCCTTTGTCACCAATCCGACGGATTCCCAGGTTGCCGACAAGGTCGGTTTCGCTCTCGCTCCCGACAATGGTCTGGGCAAGCGCGGCAACTGGCTCTGGGCATGGTCGCTGGGCATTCCGGCAGGAACCCAGAAGGCAGAATCGGCGAAGAAGTTCGTCGAATGGGCCACCTCGAAAGAGTATCTGGCGCTGGTCGCCGAGAAGGAAGGCTGGGCCAACGTACCTCCGGGCACACGGACCTCGCTCTATGAGAACCCTGAATATGCCAAGGTTCCGTTTGCGAAGATGACGCTCGACAGCATCAACGCTGCCGATCCGCAAAACCCGACAGTCGATGAAGTGCCTTATGTCGGCGTCCAGTTTGTCGCCATTCCCGAGTTTCAGGGCATCGCCACGGCTGTTGGCCAGCAGTTCTCTGCAGCCCTTGCCGGAACGACATCAATCGATGATGCACTGGCCAATGCGCAGGCCCTGACCACGCGCGAAATGCAGAAGGCCGGTTACCCCAAGTAGGGTCTCCGACCACATCGGGAGCCGGAACCTTCCGGCCGGCTCCCGTTTTTTACTCTCGACCTGTCCCCGACCTGTCAAGGAACCGAGCCATGGCGACCGCCCACTCACGCAGTGCAGCACGCTTGATGATGTCCCCCGCAGTGATTTTGCTGCTGGGCTGGATGATCATCCCGCTGTCCATGACGATCTACTTCTCGTTCCTGCGCTACAATCTGCTATCGCCCGGCACCGAAGCCTGGGCCGGGTTTGACAACTACCGCTATTTTCTGACCGATCCCGCCTTCTTCGATGCGATGGCCAACACCTTTATTCTGGTACTTGGGGTGTTGTTGATCACTGTTGTCGGCGGCATCTTGCTGGGACTGCTGCTGGATCAGCCGTTCTTCGGCCAGGGCATCGTCCGGATCCTGGTGATCGCCCCCTTCTTTGTCATGCCGACCGTGTCCGCACTCGTGTGGAAGAACATGTTCATGAACCCGGTCAACGGCCTTTTCGCCTATATGGCGACCGCCGTCGGGCTCGAACCGTTTGACTTCCTCAGTCACGCACCGCTGGCCTCGATCATCCTGATCGTGTCCTGGCAATGGTTGCCGTTTGCGACCCTGATCCTGCTCACCGCCTTGCAGTCGCTCGACCAGGAACAGCTCGAAGCCGCCGAAATGGATGGCGCCGGGCCCGTCAATCGCTTCACCTTCATCATGCTGCCGCATCTGGGCCGGGCGATCACCGTTGTGATCCTGATCCAGACCATTTTCCTGCTCTCGATCTTCGCCGAAATTCTGGTCACCACAAATGGCGGACCGGGCACGGCGACCACCAACCTGACCTACCTCGTCTATGTGCAATCACTGTTGCAGTTCGACGTGGGCGGCGGTTCCGCCGGCGGCATCGTTGCTGTCATTCTCGCCAATATTGTCGCGATCTTCCTGATGCGGATGATCGGCAAGAACCTGGACGCTTGAGACCATGGCGCGCGCTGTTTCAACCCGACGCAAACTCTTCGTCACGCTTCTCGCCTGGTCGATCGGTATTGCAATCTTCTTCCCCATCCTGTGGACGTTCCTGACCAGCTTCAAGACCGAAGCCGAGGCCATCGCCTCCCCGCCATCCCTGTTCTTCTTTGACTGGACCACGGAAAACTACGCCGAGGTGAACTCACGCTCGAATTACGGCCTTCACTTCGCCAATTCGGTGATCATCTCGCTGGGCTCCACCTTGCTCGGTCTGCTGATTGCCATTCCGGCGGCCTGGTCGATGGCCTTCGTACCCGGCAAACGGACCAAGGACATCCTGATGTGGATGCTGTCGACCAAGATGCTGCCCCCCGTCGGCGTCCTGATCCCGATTTACCTGATGTTCCGCGATACCGGTCTGCTCGATTCCCGCCTCGGTCTGGTGATCGTGCTGACGCTGATCAACCTGCCGATCATTGTCTGGATGCTCTACACCTACTTCAAGGAGATCCCCGTCGACATCCTTGAAGCCGCGCGGATGGACGGCGCGGCTCTGTGGTCGGAGATCATCTATGTGCTCACCCCGATGGCGGTTCCCGGTATTGCCTCGACCTTGTTGCTCAACGTCATCCTGGCCTGGAACGAAGCCTTCTGGACCCTCAATCTGACGGCTGCGAAAGCAGCACCTCTGACCGCCTTCATCGCCAGCTACTCAAGTCCGGAAGGCCTATTTTACGCCAAGCTGTCGGCGGCTTCGACAATGGCGATCGCACCCATCCTCATTCTCGGTTGGTTCAGCCAGAAACAACTCGTCCGCGGCCTGACCTTCGGCGCGGTGAAATAGGAAAGCAACCATGGGACATATCGCACTCAAGAAAGTTACCAAGAGCTTCGGCACCACCCAGGTGATTCCGCCGCTTGATCTGGAAATCAATGACGGTGAATTTGTGGTGTTCGTCGGCCCATCCGGTTGCGGCAAGTCAACACTGTTGCGCCTGATCGCCGGTCTCGAGGATGTCTCGGGCGGCACCATCGAAATCAACGGCAACGACGCGACCAGCATCCCGCCAGCCAAGCGCGGCCTTGCCATGGTGTTCCAGTCCTATGCGCTCTATCCGCATATGTCTGTACGCAAGAACATCGGCTTCCCGTTGAAGATGGCAGGCCTCGACAAGGCTGCGTCCGACAAGAAGATCGAAGACGCCGCTTCCGTGCTCAACCTGACCGACTATCTCGAGCGGCGGCCCGGCCAGCTTTCAGGCGGTCAGCGGCAGCGCGTGGCAATCGGCCGGGCGATTGTCCGCGAACCCGACGCCTTCCTGTTTGACGAACCGCTGTCCAATCTCGATGCCGCCCTGCGCGTCAACATGCGGCTTGAGATCAGCGAACTCCACAACAGCCTCAAGACCACGATGATCTATGTGACTCACGACCAGGTCGAAGCCATGACCATGGCCGACAAGATCGTCGTGCTAAGAGCCGGCTACATTGAGCAGGTAGGCTCGCCGCTGGAACTGTACCGTTCCCCGGCCAATCTGTTTGTCGCCAGCTTCATCGGTTCTCCGAAGATGAATTTCATCGAGGGCAAGGATGCCGAAGCCCACGGCGCCCACACAATCGGCGTTCGCCCCGAACATGTCTCCGTTTCCAAGACTGAAGGCCTATGGAAGGGCAAGGTCGGTGTCTCCGAGCATCTAGGCTCCGACACCTTCCTGCGTGTGGCCGTTGACGGGTTCGAGCCGATGACCATCCGCGCCGATGGCGAAGTCGACATCTATCATGGTGACACCGTCTACATGTCTCCCGATCCATCCAAGATCTACAAATTCGACGCCGCTGGATTGGCGCTCTGATGTCACGCCTTGCAGGCAAGTCGGCGATGATTACCGGCGCCGCACGCGGCATCGGCAGGGCATTCGCCGAGCGCTATGTCGCTGAAGGTGCTCAGGTTGCCATCGCCGACATCGATCTCGAGCGGGCATCGGAAACCGCCCGGCAGATCGGCGACCGGGCTTTTGCCGTTCATCTCGATGTTACCGACCAGCCCTCTATTGAAGCTGCCGTCAAAACCGTGGTCGAGCGCACCGGTGGTATCGATATTCTCATCAACAACGCCGCGCTTTTCGATCTGGCGCCGATTGTCGAAATCACGCGCGAAAGTTTCGACCGGCTGTTTACGATCAATGTCGCCGGCACCTTGTTCGCCATGCAGGCTGTCGCCCGGTCGATGATCGCCCGCGGCAAGGGCGGCAAGATCATCAACATGGCCAGCCAGGCCGGTCGCCGCGGCGAAGCGCTGGTTAGTGTGTACTGCGCCACCAAGGCAGCCGTCATCAGCCTGACCCAGTCCGCCGGTCTCGACCTGATCAGGCACGGGATCAACGTCAACGCCATTGCTCCCGGCGTAGTCGATGGCGAGCACTGGGACGGTGTCGACGCGCTGTTTGCCCGCCACGAGAACCTCGCCCCCGGGGAAAAGAAACGAATGGTAGGCGAGGCCGTCCCCTATGGGCGAATGGGCATTGCCGAAGATCTGACCGGCATGGCCGTTTTCCTGGCCACCGCCGACGCCGACTACATCGTCGCCCAGACCTACAATGTCGATGGCGGGAACTGGATGAGCTGATGCCTGAGACACCCCCGATCACAACCGCTGTTTTACCGCTTGCCGAAAAATCCCTGCCGGCCCTGTCCGGCAGGGTCCGAATCCCGAGCTATGACCGCAAGGCGCTAAGTCCCGGCGTGTTGCATGTCGGCATCGGCAATTTCCACCGGGCCCACCAGGCAAGCTATTTTCACCGCCTGTTCGAATTGGGCGAGGACCATGACTGGGCAATCATCGGCGCCGGAATGATGCATTTCGATGCCGCCATGCGCCAGAAATTGGCCGGGCAGGATTGGCTGACCACAATCGTCGAACTTGATCCCGAAGGCTACAAGGCCAGCGTGATCGGCTCGATGATTGACTTCGTTGCTATTGATCCGGGCAAGCTGATTATTGCGATGACGGATCCACAGATCCGTATTGTTTCGCTGACGGTAACCGAGGGCGGCTATTTTCTCAGTGCCGAAACCGGCGGGTTCGATCCCACCCATCCGGCAATTATCCGTGAAGCCGCGGCATCGGGGGAGCCCCAAACTGTGTTTGGCGTGATCATCGCCGCCCTGAAGGCACGTCGCGAGGTTGGCCTTGCTCCGTTCACCGTAATGTCCTGCGACAACCTTCCCGAAAACGGCCATGTCGCCCGCGCCACGGTACTGGGTTTGGCGCAGATGGCAGATCCCGAGTTTGCCGAATGGATCGCTACCAATGTGGCGTTTCCAAACTCGATGGTCGATTGCATCACCCCGGCAACCGGGCCGCGCGAAATCGATCTGGTGCGCACGACGTTTGGCATCGAGGACGCTGCCCCGGTCGTCTGCGAACCGTTCCGGCAATGGGTGATGGAAGATGATTTTCCACAAGGCCGGCCGTCACTGGAAAAGGTCGGCGTCGAATTTGTCGCCGATGTCGCGCCTTATGAGCTGATGAAACTGCGGATTCTCAATGGCGGGCATGCGGCGATCGCCTACGCCGCCGCTTTGCTCGGACATCATTATGTGCACGACGCCATGGCTGACCCACTTGTCGCGGGCTTTCTGGCCAAGCTGACGAAGGACGAGATCCTGCCAACGGTTCCGGCCATTCCCGGCGTCAGCATGGACGACTACGTGACCACCGTTGCCAGGCGTTTTTCCAATTCCGCGCTGGGCGACACCATCCCCAGGCTTTGCCTCGACGGCTCCAACAGGCAACCGAAATTCATTCTGCCGACAATCGAGGCGCGGCTGGCGACAGGCAAATCGGTCAACGGACTGGCGCTGGAAGTGACGCTATGGTGTCACTATTGCTCCGGCCGCCGCGATGACGGCTCGACAATCGAACTGATCGACCCCAACGCTGCCCGGTTGCGTGAGCGCGCACTCGCCGCGCGCGATCATCCTCGCGCATTTTTACAGATGCCGGACATTTTTGGCGCCCTCGCCGAAGCGCCGGTCTTTGTCGACGCCTTCGAAGCGGCACTTTTGAATCTTCAAAAGCAAGGCACCAAGTCCGTTTTGACCAGCTATCTGGCGTCCTGAACGGCAGCGGTGTCGGCCTCCGCCACGATCAACCGCACGTCATGCGCCTCGAGCGCTGCGGCAATCTTCTCATCCGCCGGCTCGTCCGTCAGCAGATGGCCGACGGCCTCGAACCCGGTCACCAGAACCAGGCCCCGGCGACCGAACTTGGTGTGGTCCGTCACCACGTAACTGCGCTCGCCACGGGTCAGCATCATCCGTGCGAACTCGGCTTCCTCCAGATCATGATCCATCACCCCGCTGGCGGCGTCGATGGCGCCGGCGGAGATGATCGAATGCGTGACCGAGAATTTGGAGATGAATTCGATCGCCGACACGCCGAAGGCAGCACCAGAATCACTCCTGAGCTCACCGCCGGCCATATAGACCTTGTTGCCATTCACGGTCGCCAGCGTACGGGCGATGTCAGAGGAATTGGTCACCACCGTCAGCCGCCGGTGGCCAAGCAACTCGCGGGCAACAAAGCTCGTCGTGGTGCCGGTATCGAGCATCACTGAATCGCCATCCTGAATGAACCGCGCCATCTCGCGGGCGATACGGCGTTTGCTGCCGGCATTCTCGCGCATGCGCCGCTGAAACGGCGCTTCGCCGACCTGGCCCGCCAGCCCGACCGCGCCGTGAATCCTGAGAACCGCTCCGTTATCGGTCAGCGGTCGCACGTCGCGCCGCACCGTTTCCAGCGAGACGCCTAGCCGCGATGCCAGTTCCGAGATGGTGAGTGTTCCCTCGTCGGCCAGCATCCGCATTATTTCCGTGTGGCGTTTGGACAGCATTGAAAACCACCTTATGAGACGCCTGTTTCCTAGGCGGAAACTGCCCGAAAATCAAACAAGCCCACACCATACGGGCATCAAAGCAAAAAAACACCACAGAATTGATTGACAAGACCGGGGTCCTGGTATGGGATCAGTCGGTCAATAAACCACGCACGGATGCGCTGCCGCTGACCGCGACATGGTCGAGATAACAAAAGCGCCGGAATGCGGGAACCAACAGGGTGAACAGGAGGCTCGACATGCATTCAGCCAATCTCATATTCGGCCGGACAATCAGGCAATTGACCGCAGCGCTCGTCATCACGGGCGCTTCGTGTCT
This DNA window, taken from Hoeflea algicola, encodes the following:
- a CDS encoding ABC transporter substrate-binding protein produces the protein MKRFANVLLCASALSMLGTAAMAEKLTIAMVNNGDMIRMQKLSDDFTAKNPDIELEWVTLEENILRQRVTTDIATKGGQYDVMTIGTYEVPIWGKQGWLVSLNDLPASYDIDDLLPAIRGGLTVDGELYAAPFYGESSMVMYRTDLMEKAGMEMPDAPTWTFIREAAAAMTDKDAGIYGICLRGKAGWGENMAFLTATANSFGAKWFDMDWKAQFDSPQWKEALTFYIEMMNESGPPGAANNGFNENLSLFQTGKCGMWIDATVAASFVTNPTDSQVADKVGFALAPDNGLGKRGNWLWAWSLGIPAGTQKAESAKKFVEWATSKEYLALVAEKEGWANVPPGTRTSLYENPEYAKVPFAKMTLDSINAADPQNPTVDEVPYVGVQFVAIPEFQGIATAVGQQFSAALAGTTSIDDALANAQALTTREMQKAGYPK
- a CDS encoding carbohydrate ABC transporter permease — its product is MATAHSRSAARLMMSPAVILLLGWMIIPLSMTIYFSFLRYNLLSPGTEAWAGFDNYRYFLTDPAFFDAMANTFILVLGVLLITVVGGILLGLLLDQPFFGQGIVRILVIAPFFVMPTVSALVWKNMFMNPVNGLFAYMATAVGLEPFDFLSHAPLASIILIVSWQWLPFATLILLTALQSLDQEQLEAAEMDGAGPVNRFTFIMLPHLGRAITVVILIQTIFLLSIFAEILVTTNGGPGTATTNLTYLVYVQSLLQFDVGGGSAGGIVAVILANIVAIFLMRMIGKNLDA
- a CDS encoding carbohydrate ABC transporter permease, which encodes MARAVSTRRKLFVTLLAWSIGIAIFFPILWTFLTSFKTEAEAIASPPSLFFFDWTTENYAEVNSRSNYGLHFANSVIISLGSTLLGLLIAIPAAWSMAFVPGKRTKDILMWMLSTKMLPPVGVLIPIYLMFRDTGLLDSRLGLVIVLTLINLPIIVWMLYTYFKEIPVDILEAARMDGAALWSEIIYVLTPMAVPGIASTLLLNVILAWNEAFWTLNLTAAKAAPLTAFIASYSSPEGLFYAKLSAASTMAIAPILILGWFSQKQLVRGLTFGAVK
- a CDS encoding ABC transporter ATP-binding protein, with product MGHIALKKVTKSFGTTQVIPPLDLEINDGEFVVFVGPSGCGKSTLLRLIAGLEDVSGGTIEINGNDATSIPPAKRGLAMVFQSYALYPHMSVRKNIGFPLKMAGLDKAASDKKIEDAASVLNLTDYLERRPGQLSGGQRQRVAIGRAIVREPDAFLFDEPLSNLDAALRVNMRLEISELHNSLKTTMIYVTHDQVEAMTMADKIVVLRAGYIEQVGSPLELYRSPANLFVASFIGSPKMNFIEGKDAEAHGAHTIGVRPEHVSVSKTEGLWKGKVGVSEHLGSDTFLRVAVDGFEPMTIRADGEVDIYHGDTVYMSPDPSKIYKFDAAGLAL
- a CDS encoding L-iditol 2-dehydrogenase, whose product is MSRLAGKSAMITGAARGIGRAFAERYVAEGAQVAIADIDLERASETARQIGDRAFAVHLDVTDQPSIEAAVKTVVERTGGIDILINNAALFDLAPIVEITRESFDRLFTINVAGTLFAMQAVARSMIARGKGGKIINMASQAGRRGEALVSVYCATKAAVISLTQSAGLDLIRHGINVNAIAPGVVDGEHWDGVDALFARHENLAPGEKKRMVGEAVPYGRMGIAEDLTGMAVFLATADADYIVAQTYNVDGGNWMS
- a CDS encoding mannitol dehydrogenase family protein encodes the protein MPETPPITTAVLPLAEKSLPALSGRVRIPSYDRKALSPGVLHVGIGNFHRAHQASYFHRLFELGEDHDWAIIGAGMMHFDAAMRQKLAGQDWLTTIVELDPEGYKASVIGSMIDFVAIDPGKLIIAMTDPQIRIVSLTVTEGGYFLSAETGGFDPTHPAIIREAAASGEPQTVFGVIIAALKARREVGLAPFTVMSCDNLPENGHVARATVLGLAQMADPEFAEWIATNVAFPNSMVDCITPATGPREIDLVRTTFGIEDAAPVVCEPFRQWVMEDDFPQGRPSLEKVGVEFVADVAPYELMKLRILNGGHAAIAYAAALLGHHYVHDAMADPLVAGFLAKLTKDEILPTVPAIPGVSMDDYVTTVARRFSNSALGDTIPRLCLDGSNRQPKFILPTIEARLATGKSVNGLALEVTLWCHYCSGRRDDGSTIELIDPNAARLRERALAARDHPRAFLQMPDIFGALAEAPVFVDAFEAALLNLQKQGTKSVLTSYLAS
- a CDS encoding DeoR/GlpR family DNA-binding transcription regulator, whose product is MLSKRHTEIMRMLADEGTLTISELASRLGVSLETVRRDVRPLTDNGAVLRIHGAVGLAGQVGEAPFQRRMRENAGSKRRIAREMARFIQDGDSVMLDTGTTTSFVARELLGHRRLTVVTNSSDIARTLATVNGNKVYMAGGELRSDSGAAFGVSAIEFISKFSVTHSIISAGAIDAASGVMDHDLEEAEFARMMLTRGERSYVVTDHTKFGRRGLVLVTGFEAVGHLLTDEPADEKIAAALEAHDVRLIVAEADTAAVQDAR